A DNA window from Christiangramia salexigens contains the following coding sequences:
- the clpP gene encoding ATP-dependent Clp endopeptidase proteolytic subunit ClpP, whose product MDYGREFRKYATSDHGVNSNYYDKIISSMNPLGMTPNIIEERQMNAVAMDVFSRLMMDRIIFLGTGINDQVANIVQAQLLFLESTDASKDIQIYINSPGGSVYAGLGIYDTMQFIKPDVATICTGMAASMGAVLLCAGEAGKRSGLPHSRVMIHQPMGGAQGQASDIEITAREIITLKEELYKIIAKHSGQTYDKVHEDSDRDYWMKAEKAKEYGMIDEILKREE is encoded by the coding sequence TGCTACTTCAGATCATGGAGTAAACAGCAATTATTACGATAAAATTATAAGTAGTATGAATCCTTTGGGGATGACCCCGAATATCATCGAAGAGCGCCAGATGAATGCTGTGGCGATGGATGTTTTTTCCAGATTGATGATGGACAGGATAATATTCCTTGGAACCGGAATTAACGATCAGGTTGCAAATATTGTACAGGCTCAGCTTTTGTTCCTGGAAAGTACAGATGCGTCTAAAGATATACAGATTTATATAAACTCACCGGGAGGTAGTGTTTATGCAGGATTAGGTATTTATGATACCATGCAGTTCATTAAGCCGGATGTGGCTACGATCTGTACAGGTATGGCAGCTTCTATGGGTGCTGTGCTTCTTTGTGCAGGAGAAGCCGGGAAAAGAAGCGGACTTCCTCACAGCAGGGTGATGATTCACCAGCCAATGGGAGGTGCTCAGGGGCAGGCTTCAGATATTGAGATCACTGCAAGGGAGATTATCACTTTAAAAGAGGAGCTGTATAAGATCATCGCAAAACATTCCGGACAAACCTATGATAAGGTTCATGAGGACAGTGATCGTGATTACTGGATGAAGGCTGAAAAGGCTAAGGAGTATGGGATGATAGATGAAATATTAAAGAGAGAAGAATAA